The Caloenas nicobarica isolate bCalNic1 chromosome Z, bCalNic1.hap1, whole genome shotgun sequence genome has a segment encoding these proteins:
- the EMB gene encoding embigin, whose translation MPAAFSAKRPGRLLWLLLLCLSLSGTSPADPDMTTQDASQPQANSLTKMQAGLNESSEPMTTTRTVNWQSQGSPLDHLTLGHDASTHALLGPDVTTQVLKQAGQLDTSNITTLKYEIRLPGIHGLPLAKHITLDRAAEIKLSCRLKSKYSHLKNLQVTWKKGSEIIPHNKTENVWSIQLMITDVSKLGGYSCILKGEEEMRATFYLQVPKIEAKEKPIISYKGDMAILVCKVSDYTPVAWTWYRTNRSEQIAINDSALAHKYVINRVFANVTHLKILKLTEEDSGIYLCEAAFKLGKSKGKLQLKVLTYAVPLKPFVAVVAEVVTLVTIIFLYEMYSKKKEGAERKKEFDQIEQLKSEENNGSESSGARQRRTESVS comes from the exons ATGCCTGCCGCCTTCTCTGCGAAGCGCCCCGGGCGGctcctgtggctgctgctgctctgcctcagcCTCTCGGGCACAAGCCCCGCAG atccAGATATGACAACACAAGATGCCAGTCAGCCTCAGGCAAACTCTTTGACAAAGATGCAAGCTGGACTTAATGAATCATCTG AGCCCATGACAACCACACGTACTGTCAACTGGCAAAGTCAGGGAAGCCCTTTAGATCATTTGACACTTGGACATGATGCATCTACACATG CCTTGTTAGGTCCAGATGTTACCACACAAGTGCTCAAGCAGGCAGGACAACTGGACACATCTAATATCACTACTTTGAAGTATGAGATACGCCTACCTG GTATTCATGGTCTTCCTCTGGCAAAACATATCACTTTggacagagcagctgaaatTAAACTTTCATGCAGATTGAAAAGTAAATATTCTCATTTGAAAAATCTTCAAGTGACTTGGAAGAAAGGAAGTGAAATAATTCCAcataataaaactgaaaacgTCTGGAGCATCCA ATTGATGATCACGGATGTCAGTAAGCTGGGAGGTTACAGTTGTATTCTGAAAGGTGAAGAAGAAATGAGAGCTACATTTTATTTACAAg TACCAAAAattgaagcaaaagaaaaacccatAATCAGTTATAAAGGAGATATGGCCATACTGGTTTGTAAAGTTTCTGACTACACTCCTGTTGCTTGGACCTGGTATAGGACCAACAGAAGTGAACAG attGCCATTAATGACTCAGCACTGGCACACAAGTATGTAATTAATAGAGTATTTGCCAATGTAACCCATCTGAAGATACTGAAGCTCACCGAAGAAGACAGTGGTATATATTTGTGTGAAGCTGCTTTCAAACTagggaaaagtaaaggaaagctGCAGCTTAAAGTCTTGACCTACGCAGTGCCTCTCAAACCCTTTGTAGCGGTTGTGGCTGAAGTTGTTACTTTAGTAACTATTATTTTCCTCTATGAGATGtattcaaaaaagaaagaaggggcAG aACGCAAAAAAGAATTTGACCAAATTGAGCAACT caaatcGGAAGAAAACAATGGTTCAGAAAGTAGTGGTGCTAGGCAGAGAAGAACTGAATCTGTTTCCTAA